The Maridesulfovibrio frigidus DSM 17176 genome has a segment encoding these proteins:
- a CDS encoding proline--tRNA ligase, whose translation MLLSRFYIPTLKEDPSDAEVVSHKLLMRAGMIRKVTSGIYNYLPLGLKSLNKVANIVREEMNRAYALEVLMPMVQPGDLWRETGRWDFYGKELLRVNDRHGRDYCLGPTHEEVVTDLVRGEVKSYKQLPLNLYQIQTKFRDEIRPRFGLMRGREFVMKDAYSFDKDEAGAEASYGLMFEAYKKIFSRIGLRFRPVQADSGAIGGDFSHEFHVLADTGEDTIAVCLDDKCEYAANLEKAKVSAPKTECKDECAAIEEVATPAKHTVEEVCAFLEISADKLIKTLLFNVDGEPVAALVRGDREINDVKLRNLIGGNEIELATEDQVKEWTGAPVGFAGPVGLGVKRVFADHELCGATDWVAGANKADAHIKHVSLSRDCKIEQFADLRVITESDPCPDCGGKIEFTKGIEVGHVFKLGEKYSKAMDATFLDENGKSKPMIMGCYGIGVSRIMASAIEQNNDENGAIFPPAIAPFELCLISLGGKDLAVGEKAEELYAQLMEMGIDVAYDERKERPGVKFADADLIGYPMQLVLGGKGLKNGIVEAKNRKTGEKIELPLEGFAEAFTTWRAEIWQSWGLTL comes from the coding sequence ATGCTTTTAAGCCGTTTTTACATACCTACATTGAAAGAAGACCCTTCCGACGCGGAAGTTGTTTCACATAAATTGCTCATGCGTGCTGGAATGATCCGTAAGGTGACCAGCGGAATTTATAACTACCTTCCACTCGGACTCAAATCCTTGAACAAGGTAGCAAATATTGTCCGTGAAGAAATGAACCGTGCATACGCTCTTGAAGTGCTCATGCCCATGGTTCAGCCCGGTGATCTCTGGAGAGAAACTGGCCGTTGGGATTTCTACGGTAAAGAACTTTTAAGAGTTAACGATCGTCATGGCCGTGACTACTGCCTCGGACCGACACACGAAGAAGTTGTTACTGATCTAGTTCGCGGTGAAGTTAAATCTTATAAACAGCTTCCGCTCAACTTGTACCAGATTCAGACCAAATTCCGTGACGAAATTCGTCCCCGTTTCGGTCTGATGCGTGGTCGTGAATTTGTCATGAAAGACGCTTACTCCTTTGATAAGGATGAAGCTGGGGCAGAAGCTTCTTACGGCTTGATGTTCGAAGCATACAAAAAGATATTCTCCCGCATAGGACTTCGTTTCCGTCCAGTTCAAGCTGATTCAGGTGCAATCGGTGGCGACTTTTCACACGAATTCCATGTTCTAGCCGACACTGGCGAAGATACAATTGCTGTCTGTCTCGATGACAAATGTGAATACGCGGCTAACCTCGAAAAAGCCAAAGTTAGCGCACCAAAAACTGAGTGCAAAGACGAATGCGCTGCAATCGAAGAAGTTGCAACACCCGCTAAGCACACAGTTGAAGAAGTCTGTGCTTTCCTAGAAATTTCAGCAGATAAGCTCATTAAAACATTGCTCTTCAATGTTGATGGCGAACCTGTAGCCGCGCTAGTTCGCGGTGACCGTGAAATCAATGATGTTAAGCTCAGAAACTTAATCGGTGGTAACGAAATCGAATTAGCGACTGAAGATCAGGTCAAAGAATGGACCGGCGCTCCAGTAGGATTTGCCGGACCAGTAGGGCTTGGCGTCAAACGCGTTTTCGCTGACCATGAGCTTTGCGGAGCAACCGACTGGGTAGCTGGCGCAAACAAAGCAGATGCACACATCAAGCATGTTTCCTTAAGCCGCGATTGCAAAATCGAACAGTTCGCAGATCTTCGCGTCATCACCGAAAGCGATCCTTGCCCCGACTGTGGTGGCAAAATCGAATTCACCAAAGGAATAGAAGTCGGGCATGTTTTCAAGCTCGGCGAAAAGTACTCCAAAGCAATGGATGCAACATTCCTAGACGAAAACGGCAAAAGCAAACCTATGATCATGGGTTGTTACGGAATCGGAGTTTCCCGCATCATGGCTTCTGCAATTGAGCAGAACAATGATGAAAACGGAGCCATTTTCCCACCAGCCATAGCACCTTTCGAACTTTGCCTGATCTCACTAGGTGGCAAAGACCTAGCAGTAGGTGAAAAAGCTGAAGAGCTTTACGCACAGCTCATGGAAATGGGCATAGACGTAGCTTACGATGAACGTAAAGAAAGACCAGGCGTAAAATTCGCAGATGCAGATCTTATCGGTTATCCAATGCAGCTAGTACTGGGCGGCAAAGGACTCAAAAACGGAATAGTAGAAGCCAAGAATCGCAAAACTGGCGAAAAAATAGAATTACCACTCGAAGGATTCGCAGAAGCCTTCACCACATGGCGCGCCGAAATATGGCAGTCATGGGGTTTAACTTTATAG